The following nucleotide sequence is from Primulina tabacum isolate GXHZ01 chromosome 2, ASM2559414v2, whole genome shotgun sequence.
AATTGTACAAGGACCCGTCAAAGCCCTCTTCTCAACTCAGGTGAGTGTTAACTCAACCTCAAATTTGCTGAAGTAGTTATCATTAATTGAATTGAATTCTAGTGATAAGAAGTTGATTGTTTTGCTAGTTCGTCGTCCCCTCAATCACCGTTCTTTCAATACTTGGAATACGAAAGGCCGTATAATCGCCAACCTTTAACAGATAAGGTGAGTATATATACCACACGTTATACAGCTACTAAAACTTGCATTGGAAACTGATCATGCATGGTATGGATATTTTTTCCATCAAATACGTAGATATTTGAACTTGCAACCCAATTTCCGGAGCTGAACAAATGCAGGAGCTGCGATCTTCTTGAATCCAGCTGGCTTTCCATAGCATGGTATGGCTTTTTTGTGCTTTGAAAGAAAACTAGATTTCACGTGTTAATATCATTTGACTCTTTACCATGCAGGTATCCCATTTGTAGAATACCCATCGGCCCAGCAATTGAAGCCTCTTTTCTATCGTTTTATTCCTTATCAACACAACCGACAGGTATTGCATTTACATACTTTCTAACTCGTTTACGCAAGATTTTTCTTGTGCTATGATAGCAAAACAATATTGATTTTTCAAATGCAGGAAAATTTCCACCATATTTTTCTGCTGCAAATGCAAGAGCAGTGTACAACCCAACCGATAAGAAGTTTTCATTGCCCGTTTTCGGTATGCTTTCGTATAAGCTATGGGATTCGAACCTGAATCTGTGTGAGCAGCATGAAATCGAGCACGAGAACTCTCTGGTGCAAGCTGTGGATAACTGGGTTGGATACCTGAGAGTTCCTCTACCCGACTACCATTATTTACGACCTAGACACTACTCTTATCGGAGATGACAGGGTTTTGGACTTGATTATAGCCAAATTAAATCACTAAACGGGCTTTTGGTGAACATACAACTATTATCGGTGGTAAAGTCTTTTTGGTTGAATGCTTAAGTATCATGCATTAGCTAGAAACTCTTTGTTTTAAGCTATTGATTTAAATATGTATAATAAAACCCAGAATAGGTCAACTTACCAgactcaaattttaatttttcctaaATTATCTGttttaaatagttttaaataataaatttaaaaatgaaactataaataattaacaaaaaattcaatttaactTCAAATGGCTGGTGACCTTGTGCTATTTTGTGTGGGCATTGCATGTGCATGTgtgtatattataaataatcaaagAGAAGAGACATCCAtaaaatggtaaaaaaaaaCATCAATTCACGCACAATATCTTCCACTGTTTTCTAATTAACTAATCGTGCGAGTGTGTGGGAATCGTTAAAAGAAGGTAGAATGTACAGTGCCGACGTGCCTCTGGTTCTGAACGGAAAATACCAGATTGTACAATACTCTGTTCCGTATCAATCTTCATTTCAACAATCTCTCAAATCCCTTCAAACTTTAAATACCAAATCGTCGGACAATTTTCCAGCCGACGTTTGCATTTAATCTCTAATCGAAAAATAAAGTGATGTAAGGAACTCGGCCTCGTCTTCCAGACAAAACAACAATAGGTTTTACACTGCGCCACCGGCGCCTCGGTGCCACCAGAAAATGCAGGTTCCGAAGGAATCAACGGTGGAGGCAGAGATCATGTGTAGCGGGAGAACCAGTGATTCGATACCATCTGTTTCCCCTCCTTCTGTAAGCAAGGTTACCAACTAGGATCGTCTCACGGAATCCTTCTCTTCCACTCGTTCCGACACAAGATTCCATGGAGATATAAATGAATTTACCTTTTTTCTTTGCTCTTGAGTCTTTTATTCACATGGTTTGAGTTATATCATCAAAAGCGATTATTGTCCACATGTAAATATGAGCGTGTGTGGACTGTGTTTTACTATCACTCAAGAAATGAATTCGACCTATCAAaactattaaaaaaaatgacttGAAAATGCAATAAGTtggtaaatattttatattttctattataaaaataaaaaagtgagtcattatacaatttttttttttaatttaaaaagtcTCCATAAATAGCCACCAACCTCCTTATGTTTATATCATTGCAGGATCCCTTAGCACTAAAGCTAGTTTAGTTCAAACATCCACAACATCTTACATTAGGGAAAATTCTCAAAATTGTCTCGTAAGGTGActtgttttttattattgatCTTGTAAGATTTCCAAATTCAGTATAATCTAATAAACATAACCAAAAGTGAATACTAAGTCTAAATTATTGGATTAAAATCGAAGTTTGACGATTTATAtaaacaaaatcaaaataaaccaaGTTACTAAACATTTTTTTCAACCTTTTATTAATGCATGACTTAGAAAATATATGAAGACCACATCGGAGTCTGTTTTACGTACTTATGTctcgatttgaaaataaatgagAATGAGCCAAGTTTATGCGGAAGGTCGCATTAACTATAGTTGCACTTTATGAAATATAATTGAAAATCGTTTCttacttttttctttttctttatatatatatacacacacacacacgttcctTACATTTTCTATGTTCCCATCTGTCCACCATTTATCAACCAATCAAACATGTCCATTTTTTTGTTCTAAATTATATCGCCGAGACTCGAAATgccatttttttttaagaattggAAGACCAAGAACTATCCTGACctgtatttattttttaattgataattgatattttataacaaaaattttgtataaaaatatgttcgaattaaattttatcttataGAACAATCAacacaattaattaatttggaggatacataaaaaattaCCAGAATTAAGTTCGGATGATATGGAATGCAATTACCATAATTTTTTGACTCAGaacaattatattattaaattataataattttcatttctttatttttaattctAGATTGTAAAAATCATCTTGCGTTTGTGTGTAAAATGTATATACTCGCACGCACGCACACATACACATACTATGCagtattttataattaaatgtataagttctaaaaataaaaaatattagaatACACATACAAATCTATGCAAGTgtgtggatatatatatacacctgCACACGCACaagcacacacacatatatgtgtgtgtgtgtgtgtgtgtgtatatatatatatatatgtaagaaGGATACTACAAAAGACAAAAAGCCAGAAAAAAATCTCATGATCAGCACTTCCTGTTAATCTTCATTTCAACAATCTCTCAAATCTCTTCAGACTCAACCCCAAATCGTCGAACCATTTTCCAGCCGGTGCTTGCATTTCATCTCTAACCGAAAAATAAAGCGATGTCAAGCAGAAGGAACTCGGCTTCGTCCTCCAGACACGACGGCAATCAGCAAATGCAGGCTGCGAAGGAATCAGCGGCGGAGGCAGAGATCACGTCCAGCGGGAGAACCAGTGATTCGATACCATCTGTTTCCTCTCATTCTGTAAGCAAAGTTACGAAGTTGGATCGTTTGGTGGAATCCTTTTCTCCACTCGTTCCATCTCGATTTTTCTCGGAGGTATAAATGAATCTATCTTTTTTCTTTGTTGTTCTGTTTTTGAATTTCTATTTCAGATAAATTTTTAAGCCATTTTTTTCCATGCaaaaatcaaatgaaaaaaaaaaattgcttaaCTTTAAGTTGAAAATGAGGTTTTTTATTAGATCTGTTTCGAGATGGTTTAATTTCCTTTTTCATAAAATTTCTTCTCttgttttgaattttgattCATTGATGATAGACcatgattaaataaaaatttaaaaatacaatataAAAAAGGTTAGTTGGCGCgaataatattttgatttatcgTTATAAATATGTCGTTTGTAGGCGCGAtttaatatctttattttttggtTTTCTGAAATTATTCTTAACAATAATGTTGGGAagattttgttttgttgtttaCTAATAGGGTCATTAATTCGTAGCATTTGAAAAATCATAGATTCAGTTGTGTTTATTTGTATATTGCACAtttctcattaaaaaaaaatttgttaaatgcactataaatttatcttttttaaaaaaattatatttgttttgtttttaggtaaataatttccaattcttaaaataaatcatCTGAAAATTAAGCATCGCAAAAAACAATGATTAAATTATTCAAATCCATAATTAATATTGAAGCACACACTAAACAAAAACATATAAACATTATTCTTAAATTGGttatctattttatttcatcttattcttatttatttttcatccCGTATCTTCTTCCTTTCTTTTTtcaacataaaaagaaacatgattttttaaaatttattacacTGTTTTGTAAACGTGAGAGAGATATTTATAACagtagtttttattttatttttgaaatgatatgaaTATAACAGTATTATTTTATAAACATTAAACACTTAATAAATAGAGGGTGTAAAAAAGAAACTTCATTTTACAAACGGTGGAGTGCAACCCTGAAATTATTCAGTGTGCTAATGTCTCAAAGAttttgttttattgtttacTGTTAGGTAATTAATTTGAGTCATTTGAAGAaagtattttcaaatgatttaaTATTTGGGAAAGGCCATCAGATTCAAGTATCATGCAATTAATATAATCCTTTTGTTTGTTAATGAAAGTCATTAGTGTGCAAAAAATgtgcaattttttaatttgcACATGTATATATTTCTTGTGCAAAAAACGTGCAAATTTTTTCGCTCACTTTATTGAAGTAAATTTCATGTGCAACAGGCGATTTCAAGTGGATCAGAAGCACTTGAAGCAGATTCTCATCCCTTCTTTTGCCTCGAAGATCTATGGGAGTCGTTGGAAGAAGGTAGCTTGTACGGAGCCGGCGTACCTTTGGTTCTGAATGGAAAAGACCAGATTGTACAATACTATGTTCCGTATCTATCGGGCATACAATTGTACAGGGACCTGTCAAGGCCCTCTTCTCAACTCAGGTGAGTGTTAACTCAACCTCAAATTTGCTGAAGTAGTTATGATTAATTGAATTGAATTCTAATGATAAGAAGTTGATTGTTTTGCTAGTTCGTCGTCCCCTCAATCACCGTTCTTTCAATACTTGGAATACGAAAGGCCGTATAATCGCCAACCTTTAACAGATAAGGTGAGTATATATACCACACGTTATACAGCTACTAAAACTTGCATTGGAAACTGATCATGCATGGTATGGATATTTTTTCCATCAAATACGTAGATATTTGATCTTGCCACCCAATTTCCGGAGCTGAACAAATGCAGGAGCTGCGATCTTCTTGAATCCAGCTGGCTTTCCATAGCATGGTATGGCTTTTTTGTGCTTTGAAAGAAAACTAGATTTCACGTGTTAATATCATTTGACTCTTTACCATGCAGGTGTATCCCATTTGTAGAATACCCATCGGCCCAGGAATTGAAGCCTCTTTTCTATCGTTTTATTCCTTATCAACACAACCGACAGGTATTGCATTTACATACTTTCTAACTCGTTTACGCAAGATTTTTCTTGTGCTATGATAGCAAAACAATATTGATTTTTCAAATGCAGGAAAATTTCCACCATATTTTTCTGCTGCAAATGCAAGAGCAGTGTACAACCCAACCGATAAGAAGTTTTCATTGCCCGTTTTCGGTATGCTTTCGTATAAGCTATGGGATTCGAACCTGAATCTGTGTGAGCAGCATGAAATCGAGCAAGAGAACTCTCTCGTGCAAGCTGTGGATAACTGGGTTGGATACCTGAAAGTTCCTCTGCCCAACTACCATTATTTCCGACCTAGACACTACTCTTATCGGAGATGACAGGGTTTTGGACTTGATTATAGCCAAATTAAATCACTAACGGGCTTTTGGTGAACATACAACTATTATCGGTGGTATAGTACTCTTTTTGGTGGAATGCTCAAGTATCATGCATTGGCTATAAACTCTTTGTTTTAAGCTATTGATTTAAATATGAATATTAAGCTTAAGTATCATGCAATTGCAAAAAAAATACCTATaccaaaaagaaaattcaaGTTAATATTATGAAAACCAAACTTTGACATGTTACATGATTAGAACCCAGAACAGTTCAAATTATCAGcctaaaattgtaattttttctaaaataacaattttgaatagatttaaataataaatctaaaaatgaaattcaatttaacTTCAAATGGTGACCTTGTGCATATTTTGTGCGTGCATTGCATGTGCATGTGTGTATATTATAAATAAACAAAGAGAAGAGACATTcataaaatgattaaaaaaaacatcaatTCACGCACAATATCTTCCACTGTTTTCTAATTAACTAGTCGTGCGAGTGTGTGGGAATCGTTAAAAGAAGGTAGAATGTACAGTGCCGACGTGCCTCTGGTTCTGAACGGAAAATACCAGATTGTACAATACTTTGTTCCGTATCAATCTTCATTTCAACAATCTCTCAAATCCCTTCAAATTAACTTTAAATACCAGATCGTCGGACCATTTTCCAGCTGGCGTTTGCATTTAATCTCTAATCGATAAGTTTAGagatattttaattttcttttcatgaaatttatatctaataaaaatttattgttATTCAGTTGTTTTGaatgttaatttattttgataaatGAAACCATTGAATATTGATCAACTGAGAAGTGTATGTTACGTTATGATTAAATCACGATATTTGGTCAAGTTCACTGAGATTGAGATGCTAATGAACAAACGTGACCATGGTTTTCTACATTAGCACGAGGCGTCAGCCAGTGAAATATACTTACAGGCTCCTATGCCGTCATAAGTCATAAAAAATGGAGGATAACACTAATTCTTGTACAAATTCACTCCTAGCCATCTCCTTTCTTCCCTCAGTCGACAGAGCTGGTTGTATTCTGCAACCATGCAACAAGTGTTGGGTTAAATATGTTACAGCTCTAACAATATTAGATCAACGAATTAACATCTTTGCACCAACAGGATTCAGGATTATAACAAAGACACGCATATAGGAGATAACCTATGAAGGACGAAACCAAAGTCAGGATTACAACAAAGACACACATGTAGAGATAACCTATGCGGGATGAACAAAATTCAGGATTACAACAAAGACACATGTTTTCTATttcatcaaatatttcaaaatggaTAGTTAGAATGGAGTAAATTACAGTTTTTCACA
It contains:
- the LOC142537140 gene encoding uncharacterized protein LOC142537140 yields the protein MSSRRNSALSSRHDGNNFYATPRRHQQMQVAKESAAEAEITSSGRTSDSIPSVSSHSVSKVTNLGRLLESFSPLVPSRFSSEHATSSGSEALEADSHPFFCLEDLWESLEEGSLYGAGVPFVLNGKDQIVQYYVPYLSGIQLYKDPSKPSSQLSSSSPQSPFFQYLEYERPYNRQPLTDKIFELATQFPELNKCRSCDLLESSWLSIAWYPICRIPIGPAIEASFLSFYSLSTQPTGKFPPYFSAANARAVYNPTDKKFSLPVFGMLSYKLWDSNLNLCEQHEIEHENSLVQAVDNWVGYLRVPLPDYHYLRPRHYSYRR
- the LOC142537142 gene encoding uncharacterized protein LOC142537142 encodes the protein MSSRRNSASSSRHDGNQQMQAAKESAAEAEITSSGRTSDSIPSVSSHSVSKVTKLDRLVESFSPLVPSRFFSEAISSGSEALEADSHPFFCLEDLWESLEEGSLYGAGVPLVLNGKDQIVQYYVPYLSGIQLYRDLSRPSSQLSSSSPQSPFFQYLEYERPYNRQPLTDKIFDLATQFPELNKCRSCDLLESSWLSIAWCIPFVEYPSAQELKPLFYRFIPYQHNRQQNNIDFSNAGKFPPYFSAANARAVYNPTDKKFSLPVFGMLSYKLWDSNLNLCEQHEIEQENSLVQAVDNWVGYLKVPLPNYHYFRPRHYSYRR